From the genome of Sporomusa sphaeroides DSM 2875:
GAGCAGTTTATTGTCGACTGCAGCCGGCAAACCATTTATAATGCGGCAGATGGCTTGGTTCCCGGCATCGGTGCGCGTATGCTCATCCTGCATTACCTTACCTTTTTTGCATCCAGGCAAGAACCTGTCTGCAAGTGGGTCAGCCTTAAGGAAATACCTGGCGGCGGCATGCTTTTCTATCCCGCTTTCTATAAAGATTCCATCCGCGGTCTCATTAAAGCCTTTGGCCGGCAGTCGGCGCTCCTCTTAGCCTGCGCCAAACAGATGGGCGGCCAGCCGGCCGGGTTTGGCACTGTCTCCGCTGTTTTCCAGGTATTTCCCAAGATTCCGCTGTGTGTGCTTATCTGGGAGGGAGACGAAGAAGTTCCGGCAAACGCCACAGTTTTATTTGACCCGTCTATCGAACATTTCCTG
Proteins encoded in this window:
- a CDS encoding DUF3786 domain-containing protein → MKLKDPAEVAEIMQVTYLSDRQQFIVPFFNEQFIVDCSRQTIYNAADGLVPGIGARMLILHYLTFFASRQEPVCKWVSLKEIPGGGMLFYPAFYKDSIRGLIKAFGRQSALLLACAKQMGGQPAGFGTVSAVFQVFPKIPLCVLIWEGDEEVPANATVLFDPSIEHFLHIESVIGVGSYLANKLIKLAGMDMVPGN